From a single Nicotiana tomentosiformis chromosome 2, ASM39032v3, whole genome shotgun sequence genomic region:
- the LOC104111362 gene encoding metacaspase-9 has translation MEKVGKKLAVLVGCNYENTHYRLHGCHNDVLAMRDVLVNRFGFDSQHIELLMDKPGSSVMPTGVNIKKVLNKMIDQAETGDVLYFHFSGHGTLIGKKKQDEAIIPLDFNYITNVDIRKIVNRVPEGATITILSDSCHSGGLIDKEKEQIGPSHKPKNQAEGKTIQSSQSCKPKFIPQETVLEHLTSLTNINTSDIGTHMLQLFGNEASLLFRFPQMELDLLKSLKQDEGILLSGCQANEECQDVGGSENENKAYGAFSHAILTVLKKHSCPLSNKELVLMSRDVLKNDEHIETQHPCLYCNDENAEAVFLCQG, from the exons ATGGAGAAAGTTGGTAAAAAACTGGCAGTTCTAGTTGGCTGCAACTATGAAAACACACATTACAGGTTACATGGATGCCATAATGATGTTTTAGCCATGAGAGATGTGCTCGTGAATCGATTCGGGTTCGATTCACAGCACATTGAACTGTTGATGGATAAACCAGGAAGTTCAGTGATGCCTACTGGAGTTAATATCAAGAAAGTACTTAACAAGATGATTGATCAAGCTGAAACAGGGGATGTTTTGTACTTCCATTTTAGTGGCCATGGAACATTGATTGGAAAGAAGAAACAAGACGAAGCCATCATTCCTCTTGACTTCAATTATATCACTA ATGTAGACATTAGAAAAATAGTGAATCGTGTACCAGAAGGAGCAACCATCACTATCCTTTCAGATTCTTGCCATAGCGGAGGCCTAATTGACAAAGAGAAAGAGCAAATTGGACCATCCCATAAGCCAAAAAACCAAGCAGAGGGAAAAACCATTCAATCATCACAATCTTGCAAGCCTAAATTCATCCCTCAAGAAACTGTCTTGGAACATCTCACATCCTTAACAAACATAAATACCTCAGATATTGGAACACATATGCTACAACTCTTCGGAAATGAAGCTAGTCTTTTATTTCGTTTCCCTCAAATGGAGTTGGATTTGTTGAAGTCTCTTAAACAAGATGAGGGCATTTTGCTAAGTGGTTGTCAAGCTAATGAGGAATGTCAAGATGTAGGAGGAAGTGAAAATGAAAACAAAGCTTATGGGGCATTTAGCCATGCAATTTTAACCGTGTTGAAGAAACATTCTTGCCCTCTTAGTAACAAAGAGCTGGTCTTGATGTCAAGGGATGTTCTGAAAAATGATGAACATATTGAGACTCAACATCCTTGTCTCTATTGCAATGATGAAAATGCTGAAGCAGTTTTCTTGTGCCAAGGCTAA
- the LOC104111363 gene encoding 14 kDa zinc-binding protein: protein MSEENPNKRRLQILTAHFTTHQKKKPAAMASEKEAALLTVPSDSPTLFDKIINKEIPANIVYEDDKVLAFRDINPQAPVHILLIPKVRDGLTGLSKAEEKHCEILGQLLYTAKLVAKQEGLLENGFRLVINDGPSGCQSVYHLHLHLLGGRQMNWPPG from the exons ATGAGTGAAGAAAACCCCAATAAGAGGCGACTCCAAATATTGACTGCACACTTTACTACTCATCAGAAGAAGAAGCCTGCTGCCATGGCTTCCGAGAAAGAAGCTGCTCTTCTCACCGTTCCTTCAGATTCTCCTACCTT ATTTGACAAGATCATTAACAAGGAAATCCCAGCAAACATTGTCTACGAGGATGACAAG GTTTTAGCTTTCAGAGACATAAATCCCCAAGCTCCGGTGCACATTCTGCTTATTCCCAAGGTCAGGGATGGCTTGACAGGACTTTCCAAG GCTGAAGAAAAGCATTGTGAAATTCTTGGTCAACTTCTTTACACCGCAAAGCTTGTTGCTAAACAAGAAGGTCTGCTCGAGAATGGGTTCAGACTTGTGATCAATGATGGGCCTAGTGGAT GCCAATCTGTTTATCATCTTCACCTTCACCTTCTCGGGGGACGACAGATGAACTGGCCACCCGGCTAA